One stretch of Pedobacter riviphilus DNA includes these proteins:
- a CDS encoding type 1 glutamine amidotransferase, which translates to MDKRSLKVAVVDMNNGAPNQGMRGIQEILSRFRNENNIDLSFDIFDLRQKGEIPHIGYDAYISSGGPGSPIESKGEQWENDFFNLLDQIEAFNHKNDERKKYAFLICHSFQLACRKYELGNVTERRSNAFGIFPINLTEEGEKDEIFNGITNPFFSVDSRDWQVIEPDFAAFEKKGAKLLAIEKERKHVDLERCMMSIRFSEEIIGTQFHPEADPVGMKMYLLQEEKKKAIIGLHGEQKYLDMLNSLDDPARIVLTQSVILPNFLQKAIGDLQAV; encoded by the coding sequence ATGGATAAAAGGAGCTTAAAGGTGGCCGTTGTTGACATGAATAACGGTGCACCTAATCAGGGTATGCGGGGAATTCAGGAAATTTTATCCCGTTTTAGAAACGAAAACAATATCGATCTAAGCTTTGATATTTTCGATTTAAGGCAAAAAGGAGAAATACCACACATTGGTTACGATGCTTATATTTCTAGTGGTGGCCCAGGCAGCCCTATTGAAAGTAAGGGCGAACAATGGGAAAATGACTTCTTTAATCTCTTAGATCAGATAGAAGCTTTTAACCATAAAAATGACGAAAGAAAAAAGTATGCTTTTTTGATCTGCCACTCCTTCCAATTGGCTTGTAGAAAATATGAGTTGGGTAATGTAACCGAAAGACGGTCGAACGCTTTTGGTATTTTCCCTATAAACTTAACAGAAGAAGGAGAAAAAGACGAAATTTTTAATGGCATTACCAATCCTTTCTTTTCGGTAGACAGCAGAGATTGGCAAGTGATCGAGCCAGATTTTGCTGCTTTCGAGAAAAAAGGCGCAAAATTATTAGCCATTGAAAAAGAGCGTAAACATGTGGATTTAGAACGTTGCATGATGTCGATCCGCTTTTCTGAAGAAATCATCGGTACGCAGTTTCATCCAGAAGCTGATCCGGTGGGCATGAAAATGTACTTACTTCAAGAAGAAAAGAAAAAAGCAATCATCGGTCTGCATGGCGAACAAAAATACCTGGATATGTTAAACAGTTTAGACGATCCGGCAAGAATTGTACTTACACAAAGTGTTATCTTACCTAATTTCTTGCAAAAAGCAATTGGGGATTTGCAAGCGGTATAA
- a CDS encoding carboxylate-amine ligase, which translates to MNEFTLGIEEEYMVIDPVTRELTSHEQKIVEAAQKIHKDQVKAEMHQAVVEVGTGICKTTTEAREEISQLRYTVSQLAGEQGLRIGAAGTHPFSHWEKQLITEHPRYNEIVNELQEAARSNLIFGLHVHVGFQSRELAIHIANQVRYFLPHVFALSTNSPFWESRNTGYKSFRTKIFDKFPRTGIPDIFNSIEDYDNYVKLLIKTNCMDNAKKIWWDIRVHPFFDTVEFRICDCPMLIDETMAFTALFQALCAKLYKLRLQNMEFISYSRALINENKWRAARYGIDGNLIDFGKEMEVNCRNLILELLDFVDDVVDDLGCRDDINYVHKILEHGTGADRQLAVYQQTGNFEAVVDYITTQTLIGAK; encoded by the coding sequence ATGAACGAATTTACGCTGGGCATAGAAGAAGAATATATGGTAATTGATCCCGTTACCAGAGAGCTCACTTCGCACGAGCAAAAAATTGTAGAAGCCGCCCAAAAAATTCACAAAGACCAGGTTAAAGCAGAAATGCACCAGGCTGTGGTAGAAGTTGGAACCGGTATTTGTAAAACCACCACCGAAGCACGCGAAGAGATTTCTCAACTGCGTTATACGGTTTCGCAGCTAGCCGGAGAGCAGGGCTTAAGAATTGGGGCCGCTGGCACTCACCCTTTCTCGCATTGGGAAAAGCAGTTAATTACAGAACATCCCCGTTATAATGAGATTGTGAACGAACTACAGGAAGCTGCACGTTCTAACCTCATTTTTGGTCTGCATGTACATGTTGGTTTCCAATCGCGCGAACTGGCTATTCACATCGCCAATCAGGTGAGGTATTTTTTACCGCATGTTTTTGCTTTATCAACCAACTCGCCATTCTGGGAATCGCGGAACACGGGTTACAAATCTTTTCGCACTAAAATTTTCGACAAATTTCCACGTACTGGTATCCCTGATATTTTTAATAGCATTGAGGATTACGATAATTATGTAAAACTGCTCATCAAAACCAATTGCATGGACAATGCAAAAAAGATTTGGTGGGATATCCGTGTGCATCCGTTTTTCGACACTGTTGAGTTCCGCATTTGCGATTGCCCGATGTTGATTGATGAAACAATGGCTTTTACGGCATTATTTCAGGCATTATGTGCCAAACTATACAAACTGCGTTTGCAGAACATGGAGTTTATCAGCTATTCGAGAGCATTAATCAATGAGAATAAATGGCGGGCTGCCCGTTATGGAATTGATGGGAACCTAATCGATTTCGGGAAAGAAATGGAAGTGAACTGCCGCAACCTTATTTTAGAACTGTTAGATTTTGTAGATGATGTGGTGGATGATTTAGGCTGCCGTGATGACATTAATTATGTGCATAAAATATTGGAGCATGGTACAGGCGCAGATAGGCAGTTGGCGGTTTACCAACAAACTGGTAACTTTGAGGCGGTGGTAGATTACATTACTACTCAAACACTTATAGGCGCAAAGTAA
- a CDS encoding ATP-grasp domain-containing protein: protein MKKIGILFGQERSFPEAVIERINQKAEKGITAEAVKIDKIFQNSPLGYSVIIDRISQDVPFYRASLKNAAITGTAVINNPFWWSADEKFFNNALAEQIGVPVPKTALIPSREHPTGTTSESFSNLEMPLNWDAIFEYVGFPAYMKPYDGGGWRDVYKLHDKEDFFDKHSGTQQLVMLLQEEIIFEEYFRCYCIGGKYVRIMQYDPRNPHHLRYATEGKSPDPKLLKTVEEYTLKLCRYLGYDFNTVEFAVRNGVPIAIDFCNPAPDADIKSVGQENFDWVVETTANYAIERAKAQKDGQDNLTWGEYIKLSVGGKPLIAKTAPKVAKTTTPKKVTATEKVKTATTEKTAAKPKKPAAKK, encoded by the coding sequence ATGAAAAAAATAGGGATTTTATTTGGACAGGAACGCTCTTTTCCTGAAGCCGTAATCGAAAGAATTAATCAAAAAGCAGAAAAAGGCATTACTGCCGAAGCTGTTAAAATCGATAAGATATTTCAAAATTCGCCGCTGGGTTATTCGGTAATTATCGACCGGATTTCGCAAGATGTACCATTCTATCGCGCCTCATTAAAAAATGCTGCCATTACAGGAACTGCCGTAATCAACAATCCATTTTGGTGGAGCGCCGACGAAAAGTTTTTTAACAATGCCCTGGCCGAACAAATTGGTGTTCCCGTACCCAAAACGGCCTTAATCCCTTCAAGAGAACATCCAACCGGAACAACATCCGAATCTTTTTCTAACCTGGAAATGCCATTAAATTGGGATGCGATTTTCGAGTATGTAGGTTTTCCGGCGTATATGAAACCTTATGATGGTGGGGGCTGGAGAGATGTTTATAAACTTCATGATAAAGAAGATTTTTTTGATAAACACAGCGGCACCCAACAACTGGTAATGCTTTTGCAGGAAGAAATTATTTTCGAAGAATATTTTAGGTGTTATTGTATAGGTGGCAAATATGTGCGTATTATGCAGTATGATCCACGTAATCCGCATCACTTACGCTATGCAACGGAAGGTAAATCGCCAGATCCGAAATTGCTTAAAACAGTAGAAGAATACACCCTAAAGTTATGCAGATATTTGGGCTACGATTTCAATACTGTTGAATTTGCCGTGCGTAATGGTGTACCTATTGCAATCGATTTCTGTAACCCTGCCCCTGATGCCGACATTAAGAGTGTTGGTCAGGAAAATTTTGATTGGGTAGTAGAAACTACGGCAAATTACGCCATAGAAAGAGCTAAAGCACAAAAAGACGGACAAGATAATTTAACCTGGGGCGAATATATTAAATTGTCAGTTGGAGGCAAACCGTTAATAGCTAAAACTGCACCAAAAGTGGCTAAAACAACTACTCCAAAGAAAGTTACGGCGACAGAAAAGGTTAAGACTGCAACAACAGAAAAAACAGCTGCAAAACCTAAAAAACCGGCAGCAAAAAAATAA
- a CDS encoding esterase family protein: protein MVKEEHKKWYSPNLSGEIDMLIFGHGGIPILLFPTSMGRYFENKDFKLIDSVEGFINEGKIKIYCPDGVDKLSWYNKSIHPADRVKNHIWYDKYLLEEVAPLARHETGHSKIITAGCSFGGYHAANFAFRHPWLVSHMFSMSGAFDISGQLDGFYNDDVYFNNPVDYLLNNSNPELHYMKIVLGTTDRDMCRPDNERLSNILNKKGINHWLDIRQNADHDWPIWREMFPDYIAQL, encoded by the coding sequence ATGGTTAAAGAAGAACATAAGAAATGGTACAGCCCGAATTTAAGTGGCGAAATCGACATGCTCATCTTTGGTCACGGTGGCATCCCTATCCTACTGTTCCCAACAAGCATGGGTCGATATTTTGAAAACAAGGATTTCAAGTTGATCGATTCTGTTGAGGGTTTTATCAATGAAGGAAAAATTAAGATCTATTGCCCTGATGGTGTTGATAAATTAAGCTGGTACAACAAAAGTATCCATCCTGCCGACAGGGTTAAAAACCACATCTGGTACGACAAGTATTTATTGGAAGAGGTAGCCCCTCTGGCCAGGCACGAAACCGGGCACAGCAAAATTATTACTGCTGGCTGTAGTTTTGGTGGTTATCATGCAGCAAATTTCGCTTTCAGACACCCCTGGTTGGTAAGCCACATGTTTAGTATGAGCGGGGCTTTCGATATTTCTGGCCAGCTAGACGGTTTTTACAATGACGATGTTTATTTCAACAACCCGGTTGATTATCTGCTGAATAACAGTAACCCCGAGCTACATTATATGAAAATTGTTTTGGGCACAACAGACCGTGATATGTGCAGGCCCGATAATGAGCGTTTATCCAATATTTTAAATAAAAAGGGTATCAATCACTGGCTTGATATCAGACAAAATGCAGATCACGATTGGCCCATCTGGAGAGAAATGTTTCCGGATTATATTGCACAGCTTTAG
- a CDS encoding alpha/beta hydrolase translates to MMYTTILSVKVNTSNFKIPSAYLKHEVEIDIYAPEGILGNEKIELLLLNDGQDVARMDFSRILEEAHHGKRNHRLVVVAIKASADRLMEYGVAGVPDFKGRGAKASLYTDFVIKELLPFVKKKIAMPITGKVGFAGFSLGGLSAFDIAWNNPAAFDVIGVFSGAFWWRKKDLAEGYTDADRIMHQQLENTSTKPDMKFWLMTGTEDEKADRNKNMIIDSIDDTIDIVKILLNKGYKRPENVFYYEKVGGKHDVPTWESVMPAFLDWAFEV, encoded by the coding sequence ATGATGTACACCACAATTTTATCCGTAAAAGTTAATACCAGTAACTTTAAAATACCCTCGGCTTATTTAAAGCATGAGGTAGAAATAGATATTTACGCACCCGAAGGTATTTTAGGAAATGAGAAAATAGAGCTTCTTTTATTAAATGATGGGCAGGATGTGGCCAGAATGGATTTTAGCCGGATTTTGGAAGAAGCCCACCACGGCAAAAGAAACCATAGGTTGGTTGTGGTAGCCATTAAAGCATCAGCAGATCGTTTAATGGAGTATGGTGTTGCGGGGGTGCCCGATTTTAAAGGACGTGGTGCGAAAGCCAGTTTATATACTGATTTCGTGATTAAAGAACTTTTGCCTTTTGTTAAAAAGAAAATTGCGATGCCGATAACTGGTAAAGTAGGTTTTGCTGGTTTTTCTCTGGGTGGTTTATCTGCATTCGATATTGCTTGGAATAATCCTGCTGCTTTTGATGTTATTGGTGTTTTTTCAGGAGCATTTTGGTGGAGAAAAAAAGACCTGGCCGAGGGGTATACCGATGCCGACCGTATTATGCATCAACAACTGGAAAATACTTCTACTAAGCCAGATATGAAATTCTGGTTAATGACCGGAACGGAAGACGAAAAGGCCGACAGGAACAAAAATATGATCATCGATTCGATAGACGATACGATCGATATTGTTAAAATACTTCTAAATAAAGGTTACAAACGGCCAGAAAATGTTTTTTATTACGAAAAAGTTGGTGGCAAACACGATGTTCCGACCTGGGAAAGTGTAATGCCAGCTTTTTTAGATTGGGCATTTGAGGTTTAG
- a CDS encoding TIGR02117 family protein: MNKRVLKYTGRFLIVFIALLGIYFLAAFCCSRITINANPINPKEVTIYIMTNGVHTDIVVPAVNAEINWTKEISYQNTLEADSTYQYLAMGWGDKKFYLETPEFSDLKLSNGLRAISGLSTSAMHTTYYKNILEDANCKKIIISKAQYLQLIDYILNSFKKDKAGHLINVKSNIHYDIGDAFYEAKGSYSIFKTCNTWANAALKACGQRSCLWTIFDTGIFLKYE; encoded by the coding sequence ATGAACAAAAGGGTTTTAAAATATACGGGCAGATTTTTAATTGTTTTTATCGCATTGCTTGGGATTTACTTCCTAGCTGCTTTTTGTTGCTCACGCATTACCATAAATGCCAATCCTATAAACCCAAAAGAGGTTACCATCTACATCATGACGAATGGTGTGCATACTGATATTGTGGTTCCGGCGGTCAACGCCGAAATAAACTGGACAAAAGAAATCAGTTATCAAAATACGCTGGAAGCCGATAGCACTTATCAATATTTGGCCATGGGCTGGGGCGATAAGAAATTCTACCTCGAAACGCCAGAATTTTCAGACCTTAAACTTAGCAATGGGTTAAGGGCCATTTCGGGTTTAAGCACATCTGCCATGCACACCACCTATTACAAAAATATACTGGAAGATGCGAACTGCAAGAAAATTATCATCAGCAAAGCGCAATATCTGCAACTGATCGATTATATTTTAAATAGTTTCAAAAAAGATAAAGCCGGACATCTGATCAATGTTAAATCGAACATCCATTATGACATTGGTGATGCCTTTTACGAAGCAAAAGGAAGTTACAGCATTTTTAAAACCTGTAATACCTGGGCAAATGCCGCGCTAAAAGCTTGCGGGCAGCGGAGCTGTTTATGGACGATATTTGATACTGGTATTTTTTTGAAATATGAGTAG
- a CDS encoding VOC family protein gives MIKGLFETHIYVEDLARSIDFYSNTLGLTQCHYEEERKIAFFWIGKPQEAMLGIWEKPKDEIDIRHFAFRCEVDDVLNKSVQFLESKNLQPYNFLKSGNREPMVFAWMPALAIYFNDPDGHALEFIAILEGEAKPELGVISYQEWLNM, from the coding sequence ATGATAAAAGGATTATTTGAAACACATATTTATGTCGAAGATTTAGCAAGATCGATCGATTTTTACAGTAATACATTGGGCTTAACACAGTGCCATTACGAAGAAGAACGTAAAATTGCCTTTTTTTGGATCGGAAAACCCCAGGAAGCCATGTTGGGGATTTGGGAAAAACCTAAAGACGAAATCGATATCAGGCATTTTGCTTTCCGTTGTGAGGTGGATGATGTGCTGAACAAATCAGTTCAATTTCTTGAATCTAAAAATCTTCAGCCTTATAATTTTCTTAAAAGTGGAAATCGCGAACCCATGGTTTTTGCCTGGATGCCCGCTTTGGCTATTTACTTTAACGATCCTGATGGGCATGCACTGGAGTTTATTGCCATTTTGGAAGGAGAAGCTAAACCAGAACTGGGTGTAATTTCTTATCAGGAATGGTTAAACATGTAA
- a CDS encoding DUF4180 domain-containing protein: MKIETHTINNINIAEIISEEIIINDAADGLDLLGNLYYQGFDKIIIQEHNLTSAFFDLKNGIAGEILQKFSNYRVSLAIIGDFSPYQSKSIKDFIYESNKGKHINFLGSTAEALTKLAE, translated from the coding sequence ATGAAAATTGAAACGCACACCATAAACAACATCAATATTGCAGAAATTATTTCTGAAGAAATTATTATTAATGATGCAGCCGATGGATTAGACTTATTGGGGAACCTATATTACCAGGGTTTTGATAAAATCATTATACAAGAACATAATCTTACTTCCGCCTTCTTCGACCTGAAAAACGGAATAGCCGGTGAAATCCTTCAAAAGTTTTCAAATTATCGGGTAAGCCTGGCCATTATTGGCGATTTTAGTCCATATCAAAGTAAAAGCATTAAAGATTTTATTTACGAAAGCAATAAAGGCAAACACATCAATTTTTTAGGTTCGACAGCTGAAGCGCTAACAAAACTAGCTGAATGA
- the typA gene encoding translational GTPase TypA, with protein MQKIRNIAIIAHVDHGKTTLVDKILHSCSIFRDNEQTGDLILDNNDLERERGITIVSKNVSVQYKDVKINIIDTPGHADFGGEVERVLKMADGVLLLCDAFEGAMPQTRFVTQKALALGLKPIVVVNKVDKENCRPEEVYEQIFELFFNLEATEDQLDFPVIYGSSKQGWMSTDWKVPTTDIFALLDAVVANIPPAPINEGTLQMQITSLDYSSFVGRIAIGRVHRGTIKENQPVTLIKRDGKIVKSRVKELYTFEGLGKIRTSEVSSGDICAVVGIDGFDIGDTIADFEAPEQLPVISIDEPTMNMLFTINNSPFFGKEGKLVTSQRIKERLYKEMEKNLALKVVETASPDAWLVYGRGILHLSVLIETMRREGYEIQVGQPQVIIKEIDGKKHEPIETLIVDVPGEVSGKVIELVTQRKGELLIMEPKGDLQHLEFEIPARGIIGLRNNVLTATAGEAIMAHRFKAYEPWKGTIPGRLNGVLVSMEKGQTTAYSIDKLQDRGRFFIDPGTDVYEGQIMGEHIRDNDLVVNVVKGKALTNMRASGTDDNTRIAPAIKFSLEEAMEYIQADEYIEVTPQSMRLRKIFLTEQERKVKGKQFA; from the coding sequence ATGCAAAAGATTAGAAATATAGCTATTATAGCACACGTTGACCACGGTAAAACCACGTTGGTTGATAAGATTTTACACTCTTGTTCTATTTTTCGTGACAACGAACAAACAGGAGATTTGATATTGGATAACAACGATTTAGAGCGCGAGCGTGGTATCACGATTGTATCTAAAAACGTATCTGTTCAGTACAAAGACGTAAAAATTAACATTATTGACACTCCTGGTCACGCGGATTTTGGCGGTGAGGTAGAGCGTGTTTTGAAAATGGCAGATGGTGTACTTTTACTTTGCGATGCTTTTGAAGGTGCAATGCCTCAAACACGTTTCGTAACGCAAAAAGCTTTGGCACTGGGTTTAAAGCCAATTGTGGTGGTAAACAAAGTGGATAAAGAAAACTGCCGCCCTGAAGAGGTTTATGAGCAGATTTTCGAATTGTTCTTTAACCTTGAAGCAACTGAAGATCAATTGGATTTTCCTGTAATTTATGGTTCATCTAAACAAGGATGGATGAGTACAGACTGGAAAGTACCAACTACTGATATCTTCGCTTTGTTAGATGCAGTTGTGGCAAACATTCCGCCTGCACCAATCAACGAGGGTACATTGCAGATGCAGATCACTTCGTTAGATTATTCATCTTTCGTTGGTCGTATCGCAATCGGTCGTGTACATCGCGGTACAATTAAAGAAAACCAACCGGTTACTTTAATTAAACGCGATGGTAAAATCGTAAAATCAAGAGTAAAAGAACTTTATACTTTCGAAGGTTTAGGAAAAATCCGTACTTCAGAAGTAAGTTCAGGTGATATTTGTGCTGTTGTAGGTATTGACGGATTTGATATTGGCGATACTATTGCTGATTTCGAAGCACCAGAACAATTACCGGTAATTAGCATTGATGAGCCAACAATGAACATGTTGTTTACCATTAATAACTCTCCGTTTTTTGGTAAAGAAGGTAAATTAGTAACCTCTCAGCGTATTAAAGAGCGTTTGTACAAAGAGATGGAGAAAAACTTAGCTTTAAAAGTTGTTGAAACAGCTTCTCCAGATGCTTGGTTAGTTTATGGTCGTGGTATTCTCCATTTATCTGTATTAATCGAAACGATGCGTCGTGAAGGTTATGAGATCCAGGTAGGTCAGCCTCAGGTTATCATTAAAGAAATTGATGGTAAGAAACATGAGCCGATTGAAACTTTAATCGTTGATGTTCCGGGAGAAGTTTCTGGTAAAGTAATCGAATTGGTAACTCAGCGTAAAGGTGAGTTGTTGATTATGGAGCCAAAAGGCGATTTACAGCACTTAGAATTCGAAATCCCTGCACGTGGTATCATTGGTTTACGTAACAACGTTTTAACTGCTACAGCAGGTGAGGCAATTATGGCACACCGTTTCAAAGCTTACGAGCCTTGGAAAGGTACAATCCCTGGTCGTTTAAACGGTGTACTGGTTTCAATGGAAAAAGGACAAACTACAGCTTATTCAATTGATAAGTTACAAGATAGGGGCCGTTTCTTCATCGATCCGGGAACTGATGTTTACGAAGGGCAGATTATGGGTGAACACATCCGTGATAACGATTTAGTAGTAAACGTAGTAAAAGGTAAAGCATTAACCAATATGCGTGCTTCTGGTACTGATGATAATACACGTATTGCACCAGCAATTAAATTCTCTTTAGAAGAAGCTATGGAATATATCCAGGCTGATGAGTATATCGAGGTTACACCGCAAAGCATGCGTTTACGTAAAATCTTCTTAACAGAACAAGAACGTAAAGTTAAAGGAAAGCAATTCGCTTAG
- a CDS encoding Crp/Fnr family transcriptional regulator: MQTYLQSFNILSPAEIEIFRVNAVPRTLKKGEFFITENKICEEVAFIKSGILRSYYTAASAEEYTYCLTFPNQFMTAYSSLITGNPTVENIQAMSDVDLLIIKKEVVDALAESSINGLKLLKIIAEQQYLHLEKRVFMYQKNAAKARYVELFKSHPDYIKKIPVKYLASFLAITPRHLSRLRKEII, translated from the coding sequence ATGCAAACTTACCTTCAATCCTTTAATATTCTTTCGCCAGCAGAAATAGAAATCTTTAGGGTTAATGCTGTACCAAGAACATTAAAAAAAGGAGAATTCTTTATTACCGAGAATAAAATTTGTGAGGAAGTTGCTTTTATTAAATCGGGTATTTTGCGTTCTTATTATACCGCTGCCAGTGCCGAGGAATATACCTACTGCCTCACTTTTCCCAATCAGTTTATGACGGCCTATTCTTCACTGATTACCGGAAACCCAACTGTTGAGAATATCCAGGCGATGAGTGATGTAGATTTATTGATTATTAAAAAGGAGGTTGTAGATGCCTTGGCCGAATCGAGCATAAATGGATTGAAATTGTTAAAAATAATAGCTGAACAGCAATATCTTCATTTGGAGAAACGTGTTTTCATGTATCAAAAAAATGCTGCTAAGGCACGTTATGTTGAACTTTTTAAAAGCCATCCCGATTATATCAAAAAAATTCCGGTAAAATACCTGGCATCTTTTCTGGCTATTACCCCAAGGCACTTAAGTCGGCTCCGAAAAGAAATTATTTAA
- a CDS encoding NAD(P)H-dependent oxidoreductase: MKNILILNGHPNKDSINFALAEAYYKGAKDSGANVSLIHIAELVFNPNLAFGYRQRTELEPDLLLTLEKIKTADHLVWIHPVWWGGMPAIMKGFIDRLFLPGITFQYRENSVWWDKLLKGKTARIITTLDQPSWYYRLFFGRPSVNQLKKSVLQYCGVKPVKVSYIGIVKNSTENQRLKWLNKAFLLGKSFG; this comes from the coding sequence ATGAAAAATATTTTAATCCTAAATGGGCATCCAAATAAAGATAGTATCAATTTTGCATTAGCCGAGGCCTATTATAAAGGCGCTAAAGATTCGGGTGCAAATGTTTCGTTAATCCATATTGCCGAATTGGTATTTAATCCCAACCTGGCCTTCGGTTATCGTCAAAGAACAGAATTAGAACCCGATTTGTTATTGACCCTAGAAAAAATCAAAACTGCTGATCATTTGGTTTGGATTCACCCTGTATGGTGGGGAGGTATGCCAGCCATAATGAAAGGTTTTATCGATCGTTTGTTTCTACCCGGAATTACTTTTCAATACCGCGAAAATAGTGTTTGGTGGGATAAGCTATTAAAAGGAAAAACAGCGCGTATCATTACCACATTAGATCAGCCATCCTGGTATTATCGCCTGTTTTTTGGCCGACCGAGTGTTAATCAATTAAAGAAAAGTGTATTGCAGTATTGTGGTGTAAAACCTGTTAAAGTTAGCTATATAGGCATTGTTAAAAATTCTACCGAAAACCAACGTTTAAAGTGGCTTAATAAAGCGTTTTTACTAGGTAAATCTTTCGGGTAG
- a CDS encoding lysophospholipid acyltransferase family protein, with amino-acid sequence MINKGLSKVGIFLLNVLSLLPLFILYRLADAFYVLIFYVFGYRRKVVKENLINAFPEKSTSEINDIEKRFYKFLSSLFIEVIKMKSISKKELNKRVKFKNTDLVEAYLKNNESVLFCSSHYGNYEWVCMAIGLNFSGEHYPIYKPLSSEAFNNWFLTMRSKFGNRMVSMRQTLRAIQSSKNKPTMFTFGSDQAPSKDESNYWTTFLNQESSIQLGVEKIARKTNRPVFYLKINYLKRGYYEVDCVPICLNPAETAEFEITEMHTHFLEDMIKEAPAYWLWSHRRWKYKPEQKVQKVVVRDQDIMDAIV; translated from the coding sequence ATGATTAATAAAGGGTTATCCAAGGTGGGTATATTTTTATTAAATGTGCTCTCTCTGTTGCCGCTATTTATCTTATACAGATTGGCAGATGCTTTTTATGTATTAATATTTTATGTTTTCGGCTACCGCAGAAAAGTAGTTAAAGAAAACTTGATTAATGCGTTTCCCGAAAAAAGTACCTCAGAAATTAATGATATAGAAAAGCGTTTTTATAAATTTTTGTCTTCACTTTTTATTGAAGTGATCAAAATGAAAAGTATTTCTAAAAAGGAATTAAACAAAAGGGTAAAGTTTAAAAATACCGATCTGGTAGAAGCTTATCTCAAAAATAATGAAAGTGTACTTTTCTGCTCATCACATTACGGTAATTATGAATGGGTGTGCATGGCCATTGGTTTAAACTTTTCGGGCGAACATTACCCTATTTATAAGCCGTTGAGTAGCGAAGCTTTTAATAATTGGTTTTTGACCATGAGAAGCAAATTTGGCAACCGTATGGTGTCAATGCGTCAAACCTTAAGGGCTATCCAATCGAGCAAAAATAAACCAACCATGTTTACTTTTGGAAGCGATCAGGCACCTTCGAAGGATGAATCGAACTATTGGACAACTTTTTTAAATCAAGAATCTTCCATCCAGTTAGGAGTTGAGAAAATCGCCAGAAAAACAAATCGCCCGGTGTTTTACCTTAAAATAAATTATTTAAAAAGAGGATATTACGAAGTAGATTGTGTGCCGATTTGTTTAAATCCTGCTGAAACTGCCGAATTTGAAATCACCGAAATGCATACACACTTTTTGGAAGATATGATTAAAGAAGCACCGGCTTACTGGTTGTGGAGTCACCGCAGGTGGAAATATAAACCAGAGCAGAAAGTTCAGAAAGTGGTGGTAAGGGATCAGGATATCATGGATGCCATAGTTTAA